The DNA segment TTTCGGGAATGGGCGTTGCCCGCGTTCATGTTGCCATTACCATTACCATTTCCTCCTTTTCCGTTTCtgtttccatttgcatttgttttcaaaaGCAAACGTCAAAAATTGTTGGTACTATTAAATTTCATGCGTCTATTTGATTTGCCACTGAAGTGAGTCCGTGAGACGCTTTGAGGGTGACGCACTTGCCTCAAGGCAAAGGGTTTGGCTGCCTCTCTTTCTGCCTCCCCCCCCTTCGCACACTCTCGTTGGTTGCGTGGGCGCTGCAGGCAGTGTAATATTTTTTGGCTGCcttgtattatttttcttataaaaCGTGCGTATTCGAATTTGAGGcgaattattatttgtatgcgGGGGGAACAACTCTGCCGAGTATTAGCTCAACTGCAAAACGTTTCTTGGAAAACCATTGCAGAACAACTTAATTTCTGTTTctcgttattgttgctgttgtatttttggtagGTTGAGCTACCAATTTGCATGCGGcgtataatttataataaataaatcaaatgaaaaacgCATAAAAAGAAGACCACCAACCCCATTGCTTTCTGGCTTTCCATTCTCCCCATTAGATGGCCCCAGACATTCTTTCCTCTCTCGCTCAGTGTATGAGTGAGTTATTAGCTTGGGCCGAGGAGGCCAAGAACGAGGCCAGACCAAGTCAAGACAGACCAAAGCAAACCAGGGCAGAGCAGAGCGTTTCCCTTTTGTGAATTGCAGCCCTTTGTCTGGCCAGGATTATGACCATTTATTTGCCTGTCATGTTGTGCGGCAGtcttacaaaattatttaccATTCGAGGTACTACATAGCTTGCGGTCCGTTTACCTAGTCGAAAGTCTAGGCAAAAGTTTTAGCATAAGACGATTTGGCGTGCCActgaatgaaatcaaaatcaatgtGGCTTccagttgcttttgttgcccCCGTTTTATAAAGTTTTGAGCCTATTGAATGTGGATTAGATTTGGCATCGTTTACTTACCGCAAAACTTTTCATCCAAGTCGATGTGGCTTGACTTTTGGCCATTTTTCCAACAACGATTAGATTAAAAGTTGTTCAAGAAGTTAATTAAGCGTAATTTGGCAAGCCAAACATCCTGTTTCTGTCTACTATTTTGATTGCGAATATCCAATCCATCGCAACAAATGGAAACCAATCAAAATTAATGCTCTCGATGCTGCCAAACaaagttctctctctctctctctctcgtacGTTGTTGCTGGCCATTGGCAagccataataataatttatgttgtGTTGTTGAGAAGATCTGCAAACGATATATGCATGAGTATGAGTTGAAGATGAAGTTGAATTTGGAGTCAGAGACTGAGTATGGCGGCCAAGCTTTTATATAAATGCGCATTTTTGATTGATTCAATCAAAACGAAGAAAACCCAACAACGGGCAACGCGACGCGATGCGACGATCACTCAAAGTATCTGTATGTACATGAGTGCATGTTCAGTGGAGAGGCATCGAACATCGAGCATCAAGTTTTCTGCATGCCTGTCAcgtaatttattgatttagcTCTTGGGAATACGAAACGTCGGatcgcagcgcagcgcagcgcagcacCAAAAGCAAATcgtgaaaaatgaaatgtttgccACCGCAGTGCCTTTAGTGCCAACGGCATGGGATGGGGACGAACATCAAGAGACGGAAGGCAAAGATActaaaagagacagagagagagagagagagagaggctgAAAAGTGCCCCGAATTGAGACTGGCTAGCTGATTGGTtcatgtcgatgtcgatgtcgatgtgaTCATATGGCTGGCGgctgcaaattcaaatgcattgGCCACATCTGTGAATGCAACTGCGTAAAGGAGGCGAAGCCATTTACGCATGTACACATTAAACGATACGATATACACAGCATCGAGTGTAGCTCCATCTTGTAcctcaacttcagcttcaacttcgaCTGCAACTTCCAACTTCCAACTGGATAGTCAGCCAGCGATCATCGATCAACAGACGCGAATGCAGATAATGGCCGACTtgccattttgcatttttgcatttgtaatgaaaaagaaaaccagaataaaatgtaatttcttGTTGCTGTACATGAGAAATACaagcagacagacggacagacagatggacagacagatggacagacagatcAGGTCGACCAACAGCAAAAGATGTTCAACTAAGCCGACAACTTgcatcaaaataaattgcaggCGCATTGAACTTCAGCTGCTGCACAGTGGgacacatttaaatttaagagcTGTTTTGTCATAAATCAATCAgcgaataaatatatatagcatgCGTAATTTATCACAGCATAAATCTTcacataaatatcaaatatagtgCAAGAAAACTTACCTTTTAATTGGTGTCATTCGTGttacataaataacaaatattacaaaaatattcgaATTTTGCAAACTTGCAAAAAATTGTACATGggtgaaaataaatagaattaaaattacattaaatataaaatatatagattatCTTACATTAATTCGTGTCATTTAAGTGATATTTTGCAGctctcaaaaaaaataaaaagaaaatggtaAACTATAAAATCATGTTTATTCTTGGcaaagaatacaaataaaaataaatacaccgaatactaaatacttaacatatttacaaataaactaaactcaaaataaatagagactagtaaataaatattaataataattcttgacaggcaatatataaataactttaaataacACTAACTTTTGTAAATACGTAAGGATAAAAAACATCAAAAGTAAATGTACAGAAAgatatatattgataaacatatactatataataaataaaataatatactatcgCAAGatagtttataaataaataaaaatactaaaactgcGACCTTTTCTCGAAATTGAAACTCGCTTATCGTTGTGTTTGCTTCTTAGGCTTCATCGCGAGTTTAAAGCTTAATAGGCTATTAAATGCAGACATTAGGGTGTGTAGACACAGGTAAGCGGTTGGCCGAATCTGAGGTAGCCAGCTACCTGGGTAAAGATGCAGCAGAACATGATGATGCTCTTACATTGCCTATCAATTTTTGCGTTTAATCTGTAGCACTTCCAACGAAACAGAATTGCATTTCTTTACCTGTGCGAAACAGCTGTTTGTCGTATTTGCTAATCGATGTTCGATGCCTGTGTAATTCACTCTCGTTACAGCACTCAGCAGTCTAAGAGTGAGCATCATCGGCCAAggatgttgttgctggtgtttgTGTTGGCCaatcttctgctgctgtccaGCAGCAGCCTGCAGGACAACGTCACCAGCATCAGTTCGGATGGAGCACCGGCATTGTATACGACCAAAGCGGGCTGCGAGGCATTGCTGAAGGGGaacaatgagtgcgagtgcaaGAATCAGCGGATCAAGTGCGGCATGGTTACGTTAAGCAGCTCAAATCAGCTTTATAGCATCAGCTGCAGCATTTTCGATGTGCGCGGCTTTGGCTATTTGCCGCCATTGAAGGCCGGTCGCATTGGACCGCTGAGCATTAACAATTGCGCCATACCCAATGAACAGACCATTCGCCAAGCGCTACTCAAGCTGGGCGTGAGCAACTACACTCAACTGGAGGTATCGAACTACTTTGAGACGCGTGACGAGCGCGATGAGCTACTGCAGCAGCATTTCACCAACTATCCGGGCCTCAAGAAACTATCGCTAATTGGGTTTAAAGCGACGTTGCCGGCCAACTTTTTTGGCAACGTCACAGATATCACAGACCTAACGCTCAAGGGACGCAGCGATTTGCCAGGCACACTCTTGCATCCTCTCGTGCATCTGAATCGCCTCTCGATTGTTGTGCGCAACATGGCAAATGTGGCAAGTGAAATCTTTGCCAAGCAAACGGAATTGCTGCAACTCTCGCTCGACTGTTCGCTGAAGAACAGCAGCGTGGACATGTCGTTGCTTAGCTCTCAGGAGCTGTGGCACATGACCAAATTGCGTGGCTTCGAGTTGCACAACTGCGGTGACAATGTGCCCGCTGAGTTGTTCTGGAAGTCGGAGAATCTCTCATACATTGGCATACGCAGTAACATTAGCTATCTGGGCAGGGATTTCCTGAAGGCGCAAAAGCAACTTCTGGTGCTGCACTTGGAACGCAACAACATTGCCCGGCTGCCAGACGAACTGTTTCATCAttcgccgctgctgctggagaTACATCTGGCCCACAACAATCTGGATCGCATTCAAGGGTAAGCATCAAATTTGTGCATTCTCCCCCCCCCCCACACATCTCTTAAGCATGTTTTACTTTGCAGTGGCCTTTTCGACAAGCTCAATAATCTCCAAATACTGAACCTGGAGCATAATCCAATCACAACCGTTGCGTTCAACGCCTTCGCTGCGGTCTCCACGGCTCGCATCTACATCGGACATCTGTTCAAGCAACTGAATACCGCGGATTGGGCGCGTGCCACAAATGCCACACTCTGTGAGGAGGAATATGTCAACGGTGTGTGTCGCTATTGCAAGCGCGATGAGTTCCTCGATCACTTCTCGGACAAGGAGACGTGCAACAAGCGCAATGATCCCGGCAAACTGATCGAGGTGCTGACTCgcaaagtatttgaaaatcGCCTCAAGTTCTCGCCCAGCTATCAGGCCAAATTGATGGACGACAGTAAGTAGAGAAATACGAGCTAAATTTGAAGCATTTCATTACAATAGCAAACACACAACTGACAACAAGcgaaacaatattaatatttgtgcTTATCTTTTAAAATCGATAACAACGTTTCGCTCATATTtcacaatattaaatttggcaTTTGAGTCGTCCTCCCTCTCTGAAGTTGTCCATTCAGTTTTGCGCCTCCCCTcatggcaaatgaaaatgaaataaaaggcAGCAGATAtacaaacaatattaatatttgttgcttCCTTTCAACACCAGCGATAAGAAACCAAAGAGAAAGTAATGTCTTAAAAGAGCGGGGGCTGGAGTTAggagaatgggaatgggaatgctGCAAGTCAacatcatatttttatatataaatcatgaacaaaaacaatttatctTTTGATTTGTAGCAAGGGATGCTTCGcataagcaaaagcaaaaaaaacgaagaaaacaattttcctCCTGTTCATCTGTtactgttctgttctgttcttttcGGTTTGTGTTAAGGGAAACGAGCGCAACATGTCAAATGTAATAAGGTCTACATTTCTTTTATGAGCGCAAAAGATTGTAAGTGAAAGTTAGAGGCAGCTAAGCAATCGATTTAAATTCAGATTACTATCATTTGTAATACAGCAACAGCTGTGAAAACTCTTCTCTTCtcgcttttattattatgtaaagACGCATTTGACATTTGTTAACATGACCATAAAATCGTTTTTTCAAATAGGATAACACATATGAGAATTACTCAAATTGAGCTTATAAAAGTTAAGTACTCTTTAGGATTTATTTGTTGAACTTTAGCCTTTTGGTCTATACTTAGCAATATCTTGCATGCTGTCAAACGCATTGACACTTTCGCGTAACATACAAAAGCTATCGAAcatatgtttgtttgtctgtgcAATAAAAGTATCTTTAAAGTCAACGCTTGAGTCACATTTGGCTGCGCATTAATGCATGCTATAACTCATGGACTCAACATGAACGCTTTCAGTTTGGCGACGGCGCCCTTATCTTAATTTGTTGATTGAGGTGCCACTAATGAAACGCACGACAAACTGACGCCGCCAAATGTGCAGCACAAAAACAGGGCAAACTTCATGTCAGACATTGGAAATGCATCTCTTGAATTTGCAGAAATGTCTGACGTCGATAAGCTGCAATGGAAGTGACAAGAATTGGAGCTAAAATTGTATTAGAAGCATTTGAGGATgagaaaatatatgaaaatatatttccaatTTTGTAATACGTGAAATATAACAAGTAAggaaactacagtcgagtgtgctcgactgtgagatacccgcttccAATTTTTTATGAAAGCCAAAAAGAGCggtatccattttgaatatttgaatcaaaattttcaatatattgtCAAGATGTTCaagaatttatattctttatatggTCAGAGATGCTTCCTCCTGtttgttataatacccttttacgctattggtagcgggtataaagatacacaaaattaaagaTGTTGGTAGTACAACAATTTTCTAAAATGTTTCTCGCAGACAGTCAGAAATACTAGCTCACAATTTGCAGGCATTGGTCTCTTCTTTGTGGGCCGCTTAAGCTACTTTAATTTTATCCGAATAGCCTCAACTCCAACCTGACACAATCTGtggcacaaaaacaaagccaacATACATACTACAAACATATTCGTAGACTGCGACGCACGACGCGCGCTTCACCAAATGCTGTGCAAcacgtttgtatgtatgtattttgtcTGTTTGTAGTTGGGGGCATGTGGCAGATTCATTTCAAAGCAATACCAACTGACCGAACCGAACTGAACCGAaatgagctgagctgagctgaactgCGGCCTTATAAGCTGCGTTTATCGCTCTATAGCTGAAAGATGcctaacaacagcagcagcaacagcaacagcggccaACACAGGgcagaaacaaacaaaaccaaaaacaaaatttatggtCATCAACGTTGATTTTGCATCGGACCACCGAATGGACAGTCAGTGGATATGTGTAGCTGTGAATCGGGTTGTGGATGTGAGTGGATTCAGAGTTGGCGGGTCCCGTGCTGAACTCGATGCTAGTCGGTGGCTGACTTGGCATTTGTAATGCCTAAATGCTTTAGCGAATTGATTTTTGGTGTAAACGATGTGCAATTTTAATGGATTGTGCTGCCAGATAAGCCAACTCATGCTCAACTCTCAACCAGGCTTCAACTTGGAATTGGCCGCCACTTCGGCCATCCCGAATTTCGTGtcgtttaattgaatttgttttgattagTTGTATCTCTGTGCTATGGCCTGTAGATGGAGAGcattttgcaaatgcaacttaAAGTGTCTGGCATGCAAATTGACAGTAAAGGAATTTTAAAGTCTACCTCTGACACGATAATGTTTCTACATAGTCCACATACTCCATACAGGAGTACTTGACGTTCAGCAGgcgtatgtacatatatcatcatcatcatcatcatcatcgtgatGGTTTTGAACCTTTTTTCATCCTGCGGCTGCTTGTCGACAAATTGACATTGTTCATATTCATAACATGGCAGCGGAAAATGCAAAACCAGGAAGTCTCACAAAAAatgtcaatttaaatatttacaattttcgtttctttttttttgcttgtctATAACAAGACACAAGAGGAAGCAGCGCTAATTtgcgaaaaaccaaaaagtgtGCGAAATACAAATTGCGAACATTTTTAACCCAACGGCAAAAGAGTTCTAGGCAAATGAGCTGGACTAAGAGATACGCAACAGTAAAGTTAATAAAGACGAACTCAGCTAGTTTGTATAATCCCACTTCCTACCCGTAAAGGGTATGCGAAATAAAAGGTACAAaaccttttttaattaataagtaCCAAGAATTTCGCAAATATAAAATCcgacaaaaaatgaaaagtaacagacaatagaatgaaatatttgcacaaaacaGGAATGCAATTTGAAGTATTCGAACCGTAGCCAGGATTAGCTCGGCAGCAAAAGTCAAGTGGCTCAGTCAATTAGGAATCGAGAAAATAGAACAATGGAAAAGGATTTGTTTTGGCCTGCTGCAAGACTAAATGACAGCCAGCAAATGTGCAATGCTGGGGCAATGCATTTAACTTGTTGATTTTGATAACGCACAAGTGTGGCACACTCTCCCACACAAAAAGCTATGCAATTTCTATTGTTTATGCGTAAAAGTCAATTTGTGAGCTAGCTCACAatgaagagagggagagagagaaagagagagaagctcTGTATTTCAATTAGAATAAGATTGACAGCCCAATCGTTAGGAAGGGTTTttgcagcaccagcagcagcagttgagcCATGAACTTGAGCTGAACTACGAGTACACAGAGGATCTGGCACTGGACGTTGGCGATAAGGTTAAGCGCCTACCCAAGACAACTGCACTTGGCTTGTGGTTTTacgaatttaattgaatttaattgatttggttTCGTGCGAAGGGGCAAGCATGGGTTCCTCAattcagctcagctcagctcgaaagtgtgtgtgtgtatttcctTTTGGGGTTGGTTGCACCTTCAGACGTGGTGGACCTGCTGCACTTTAAAGTTGCCTGACTTCTTTTGCCCAACAGTGAAAAATTGCAGCTGTCAGCgttgaacaaaaatataatttgttgatATTGTGCAGAGGCTGGCAATGAGCTACATAAATCATGAAATACTTTACATGCTTCAACTGACAAGTTAGTTGTTGAATTCCGTGTGTGTAGAGAAAAATGAATGCGGTTACCAATTTCTAGCATTTTTTCACTTATTTCGCAACCGAATTCCGCAAGCTTATATaacgtattttttttctattttacagCTTTGGAAGAGACCAAATCGCTGAAGCAACGCGAGggagaacaacagcaacaataactaaatattACTTCAAACTAAATTGTAAGactaacaacaattttcatttaacaataaaaatcgattctaacaacaaaagaagaagTGAACtcgattattttatttgcagatTCATAAACTACAGTaaagaaataaacacaaaGGCACATAACATTTGTTATGAGAGTATGGAACCAATATTTGCCAAAACGACTGCACATAAaatcacaataaaataaaacaaaacggCAAAACGGACTATTAACGAAATAGAATTGGCTTAAACAAACAGTTTTGGGGATGGAATCGAATGGAAACAATCGCTGAAAGCTTTGCTTTAGTCTTTCTACTGTGTTTACTCACTGATATTTTAGCACGCGATATCCTTTTTGACTTCAGACGCTACTTTGCATTCAGAAAGCAGCCTGTTTCTCCGCTTTTGTACCCTGTAGTCGAATGTGTTAGGAAGGTATGTTGAGTCCCTTGGTAAGACTTAAAACTGTATCCATTTGCATGAAGAGTGTGTTCTTAGTTTAGTATTCTTCATATTCAACTTAATATGTGTCTGTTTCGtagtttgtttgctgctgctagcTGTCTTAGAGTCCATCAAAAGCTCTGACACATTAGCCATTGTTTACGCTCGTATGTTGGGGTCTTTGCCTCGGATTTTGTTAGTAAACGTTCCACGTAAATGTTGCCAATGCATTGTTCGCCCGAACAAAAGAATCGACctgtgtaataataataacatttgttGAAAGtgcattaataaatattcatttatctAGTTCGCAGTAGTAAATTCGTAAAGTTTCCCTTCTATACTGTCTTTCAAATAGACTTCAGGCCATAACACAAACCAATCAACAACCAACATCGAAAACACATGAAATATGCAGGATTTATGTGACCAAATCGCCATTGAAATCacccaaaagcaaagcaaaccatCACCTAAGCATCAAATTAgcataagcaattaaaaatgcttgaatgcatttaattagttCGTTGATTGTTGGTGCAAATATAACGAACATGTCAAAACTAATCAAAAATTCTATCGAAAAATACTTGacagaaatttaattaaaattatcgaGCCGTGGCAAAGcgaacaaatcaacaaaagcatagaaatataaacagcaaataaaagaaaaacattccacacacacacatacgtacatacaattaattagtcgattaataaacaattagttcacttgtttatattttcaaaaaacaaaaaaatattgtgcacacaatttaaatgaactcgtattggcaaataaataacgCCCTTTTTGCCAACTAATGACGACTGTTCAACAGCCCctcaaaaaaatcaaacatgCCG comes from the Drosophila sulfurigaster albostrigata strain 15112-1811.04 chromosome 2L, ASM2355843v2, whole genome shotgun sequence genome and includes:
- the LOC133849524 gene encoding uncharacterized protein LOC133849524 isoform X1 codes for the protein MPPLSTQQSKSEHHRPRMLLLVFVLANLLLLSSSSLQDNVTSISSDGAPALYTTKAGCEALLKGNNECECKNQRIKCGMVTLSSSNQLYSISCSIFDVRGFGYLPPLKAGRIGPLSINNCAIPNEQTIRQALLKLGVSNYTQLEVSNYFETRDERDELLQQHFTNYPGLKKLSLIGFKATLPANFFGNVTDITDLTLKGRSDLPGTLLHPLVHLNRLSIVVRNMANVASEIFAKQTELLQLSLDCSLKNSSVDMSLLSSQELWHMTKLRGFELHNCGDNVPAELFWKSENLSYIGIRSNISYLGRDFLKAQKQLLVLHLERNNIARLPDELFHHSPLLLEIHLAHNNLDRIQGGLFDKLNNLQILNLEHNPITTVAFNAFAAVSTARIYIGHLFKQLNTADWARATNATLCEEEYVNGVCRYCKRDEFLDHFSDKETCNKRNDPGKLIEVLTRKVFENRLKFSPSYQAKLMDDTLEETKSLKQREGEQQQQ
- the LOC133849524 gene encoding leucine-rich repeat-containing protein 15 isoform X2, with translation MLLLVFVLANLLLLSSSSLQDNVTSISSDGAPALYTTKAGCEALLKGNNECECKNQRIKCGMVTLSSSNQLYSISCSIFDVRGFGYLPPLKAGRIGPLSINNCAIPNEQTIRQALLKLGVSNYTQLEVSNYFETRDERDELLQQHFTNYPGLKKLSLIGFKATLPANFFGNVTDITDLTLKGRSDLPGTLLHPLVHLNRLSIVVRNMANVASEIFAKQTELLQLSLDCSLKNSSVDMSLLSSQELWHMTKLRGFELHNCGDNVPAELFWKSENLSYIGIRSNISYLGRDFLKAQKQLLVLHLERNNIARLPDELFHHSPLLLEIHLAHNNLDRIQGGLFDKLNNLQILNLEHNPITTVAFNAFAAVSTARIYIGHLFKQLNTADWARATNATLCEEEYVNGVCRYCKRDEFLDHFSDKETCNKRNDPGKLIEVLTRKVFENRLKFSPSYQAKLMDDTLEETKSLKQREGEQQQQ